The proteins below come from a single Oncorhynchus keta strain PuntledgeMale-10-30-2019 chromosome 1, Oket_V2, whole genome shotgun sequence genomic window:
- the LOC118386932 gene encoding GRAM domain-containing protein 2B-like isoform X3 encodes MSFRSSRRLHLNGYPVESGGLLVKESKKVKTRKAFSLEEAQLELQQNRNLTRQAPVRSQTFDVDRSFEKTEGSGSQSSFIKHNKTFHKLFPDIPESEDLLHAYICALQKEVPYHGRLYVTEHHACFHSSVLLKDTKLVIPVTSVHIVKKQNTALLVPNALSIRTIEGEKYLFVSLRNREACYKLLRSVCSRLEDGSANSSPLFSSTDNSFDQGKLVNSSQSSLDQLDGSDPKLFLDSPPPNPHTDLVPQGSSSSHRSTHTQQSDGSLENVSGGSWVWSVTEKACSLLIHRETSSLNTLLFIYLILVVLLLLSSGYIGLRIVALEEQLTSLGALPEFSLQSRYKDTTMIGQRRD; translated from the exons ATGAGTTTTCGGTCATCAAGGAGACTGCATCTGAACGG cTACCCGGTGGAGAGTGGGGGATTATTGGTGAAGGAGAGCAAGAAGGTGAAGACCAGGAAAGCCTTCAGTCTGGAGGAGGCCCAACTGGAGCTCCAGCAGAACAGAAACCTCACCAGACAAGCCCCCGTCAG GTCTCAGACGTTCGACGTGGATAGAAGTTTTGAGAAGACTGAAGGCAGTGGTTCACAAAGT AGttttataaaacacaacaaaacaTTCCACAAGCTGTTTCCTGACATTCCAGAGAGTGAAGACTTGCTACATG CCTACATCTGTGCCCTGCAGAAGGAGGTGCCCTACCACGGCAGGCTCTATGTCACCGAGCACCACGCGTGCTTCCACTCTTCCGTGCTGCTCAAGGACACCAAG TTGGTTATCCCGGTGACCAGCGTGCACATTGTGAAGAAGCAGAACACCGCCCTGCTGGTGCCCAACGCCCTGTCTATCCGCACCATCGAGGGGGAAAAG TACCTGTTTGTGTCTTTGCGGAACCGAGAGGCATGCTACAAGCTCCTGCGGTCCGTTTGTTCTCGACTGGAGGATGGAAGTGCCAACAGCAGCCCCTTATTCTCTTCTACGGACAATAGCTTTGATCAGGGCAAGCTAGTG AACTCCAGTCAGTCCAGTCTAGACCAGCTGGACGGGTCAGACCCCAAGCTATTCCTTGACTCGCCCCCACCCAACCCGCACACAG ACCTAGTGCCTCAAGGGAGCAGCTCCAGCCATAGGAGCACGCATACGCAGCAGAGTGACGGCTCCTTAGAGAACGtctcag GTGGCTCGTGGGTGTGGAGTGTGACGGAGAAAGCCTGCTCCCTTCTCATCCACAGAGAGACCAGCAGCCTCAACACGCTCCTCTTCATCTACCTAATACT ggtggtactactgctgctatcatcCGGGTACATCGGCCTCCGTATCGTGGCTCTGGAGGAGCAGTTGACCTCTCTGGGCGCCCTCCCTGAATTCTCCCTACAGAGCAG GTACAAAGACACAACCATGATTGGCCAGAGGAGAGATTGA
- the LOC118386932 gene encoding GRAM domain-containing protein 2B-like isoform X1, translating into MLENKRERLKTFIRKIDEKAIFRIKHFMKESYPVESGGLLVKESKKVKTRKAFSLEEAQLELQQNRNLTRQAPVRSQTFDVDRSFEKTEGSGSQSSFIKHNKTFHKLFPDIPESEDLLHAYICALQKEVPYHGRLYVTEHHACFHSSVLLKDTKLVIPVTSVHIVKKQNTALLVPNALSIRTIEGEKYLFVSLRNREACYKLLRSVCSRLEDGSANSSPLFSSTDNSFDQGKLVNSSQSSLDQLDGSDPKLFLDSPPPNPHTDLVPQGSSSSHRSTHTQQSDGSLENVSGGSWVWSVTEKACSLLIHRETSSLNTLLFIYLILVVLLLLSSGYIGLRIVALEEQLTSLGALPEFSLQSRYKDTTMIGQRRD; encoded by the exons cTACCCGGTGGAGAGTGGGGGATTATTGGTGAAGGAGAGCAAGAAGGTGAAGACCAGGAAAGCCTTCAGTCTGGAGGAGGCCCAACTGGAGCTCCAGCAGAACAGAAACCTCACCAGACAAGCCCCCGTCAG GTCTCAGACGTTCGACGTGGATAGAAGTTTTGAGAAGACTGAAGGCAGTGGTTCACAAAGT AGttttataaaacacaacaaaacaTTCCACAAGCTGTTTCCTGACATTCCAGAGAGTGAAGACTTGCTACATG CCTACATCTGTGCCCTGCAGAAGGAGGTGCCCTACCACGGCAGGCTCTATGTCACCGAGCACCACGCGTGCTTCCACTCTTCCGTGCTGCTCAAGGACACCAAG TTGGTTATCCCGGTGACCAGCGTGCACATTGTGAAGAAGCAGAACACCGCCCTGCTGGTGCCCAACGCCCTGTCTATCCGCACCATCGAGGGGGAAAAG TACCTGTTTGTGTCTTTGCGGAACCGAGAGGCATGCTACAAGCTCCTGCGGTCCGTTTGTTCTCGACTGGAGGATGGAAGTGCCAACAGCAGCCCCTTATTCTCTTCTACGGACAATAGCTTTGATCAGGGCAAGCTAGTG AACTCCAGTCAGTCCAGTCTAGACCAGCTGGACGGGTCAGACCCCAAGCTATTCCTTGACTCGCCCCCACCCAACCCGCACACAG ACCTAGTGCCTCAAGGGAGCAGCTCCAGCCATAGGAGCACGCATACGCAGCAGAGTGACGGCTCCTTAGAGAACGtctcag GTGGCTCGTGGGTGTGGAGTGTGACGGAGAAAGCCTGCTCCCTTCTCATCCACAGAGAGACCAGCAGCCTCAACACGCTCCTCTTCATCTACCTAATACT ggtggtactactgctgctatcatcCGGGTACATCGGCCTCCGTATCGTGGCTCTGGAGGAGCAGTTGACCTCTCTGGGCGCCCTCCCTGAATTCTCCCTACAGAGCAG GTACAAAGACACAACCATGATTGGCCAGAGGAGAGATTGA
- the LOC118386932 gene encoding GRAM domain-containing protein 2B-like isoform X2: MERGKSQWDNQDPADPPRAGDEASYPVESGGLLVKESKKVKTRKAFSLEEAQLELQQNRNLTRQAPVRSQTFDVDRSFEKTEGSGSQSSFIKHNKTFHKLFPDIPESEDLLHAYICALQKEVPYHGRLYVTEHHACFHSSVLLKDTKLVIPVTSVHIVKKQNTALLVPNALSIRTIEGEKYLFVSLRNREACYKLLRSVCSRLEDGSANSSPLFSSTDNSFDQGKLVNSSQSSLDQLDGSDPKLFLDSPPPNPHTDLVPQGSSSSHRSTHTQQSDGSLENVSGGSWVWSVTEKACSLLIHRETSSLNTLLFIYLILVVLLLLSSGYIGLRIVALEEQLTSLGALPEFSLQSRYKDTTMIGQRRD, translated from the exons atggagagggggaagagccaGTGGGACAACCAGGATCCTGCGGATCCTCCTCGGGCAGGGGATGAGGCGAG cTACCCGGTGGAGAGTGGGGGATTATTGGTGAAGGAGAGCAAGAAGGTGAAGACCAGGAAAGCCTTCAGTCTGGAGGAGGCCCAACTGGAGCTCCAGCAGAACAGAAACCTCACCAGACAAGCCCCCGTCAG GTCTCAGACGTTCGACGTGGATAGAAGTTTTGAGAAGACTGAAGGCAGTGGTTCACAAAGT AGttttataaaacacaacaaaacaTTCCACAAGCTGTTTCCTGACATTCCAGAGAGTGAAGACTTGCTACATG CCTACATCTGTGCCCTGCAGAAGGAGGTGCCCTACCACGGCAGGCTCTATGTCACCGAGCACCACGCGTGCTTCCACTCTTCCGTGCTGCTCAAGGACACCAAG TTGGTTATCCCGGTGACCAGCGTGCACATTGTGAAGAAGCAGAACACCGCCCTGCTGGTGCCCAACGCCCTGTCTATCCGCACCATCGAGGGGGAAAAG TACCTGTTTGTGTCTTTGCGGAACCGAGAGGCATGCTACAAGCTCCTGCGGTCCGTTTGTTCTCGACTGGAGGATGGAAGTGCCAACAGCAGCCCCTTATTCTCTTCTACGGACAATAGCTTTGATCAGGGCAAGCTAGTG AACTCCAGTCAGTCCAGTCTAGACCAGCTGGACGGGTCAGACCCCAAGCTATTCCTTGACTCGCCCCCACCCAACCCGCACACAG ACCTAGTGCCTCAAGGGAGCAGCTCCAGCCATAGGAGCACGCATACGCAGCAGAGTGACGGCTCCTTAGAGAACGtctcag GTGGCTCGTGGGTGTGGAGTGTGACGGAGAAAGCCTGCTCCCTTCTCATCCACAGAGAGACCAGCAGCCTCAACACGCTCCTCTTCATCTACCTAATACT ggtggtactactgctgctatcatcCGGGTACATCGGCCTCCGTATCGTGGCTCTGGAGGAGCAGTTGACCTCTCTGGGCGCCCTCCCTGAATTCTCCCTACAGAGCAG GTACAAAGACACAACCATGATTGGCCAGAGGAGAGATTGA